The genome window GGCAAAGTGATAGCTCAAAAGTCAAAAGAGATCTTTAAAGCCGTAGCAGACGAGCTTTATGGCAAGACGACGCTTATCGCATGTGGTGGCATAGATAGCGGTGCAGAGGCGTATGAACGCATAAAAATGGGAGCAAATTTGGTTCAAATTTTTACAAGCTTTATCTTTAAAGGGCCGATGATCGCAAGAGATATAAATTTAGAAATTTTAGAACTTTTAAAAAGAGATGGCTTTGCCTCTATTAGCGAAGCGGTCGGCATAGATGTTAAAAAATAAAAGGCAAAAGATTGATAAAATTTAATAAAACAAAACTAGAAAACGGACTTGAAATTTATCACGTACCAGTAAATCCAGGCTCAAAAGTGATAAGCGTCGATGTCTTTTATAAAGTTGGATCAAGAAACGAAGTGATGGGCAAAAGCGGCATCGCTCACATGTTAGAGCATCTAAATTTTAAATCAACCAAAAATTTACGAGCTGGCGAATTTGACGAAATTGTAAAAGGCTTTGGCGGCGTAAATAACGCAAGTACAGGCTTTGACTGCACACACTACTTTATAAAAGCTTCAAATGAAAATTTAGACAAAACGCTTGGTCTTTTTGCTGAGCTTATGAAAAATTTAAGCCTAAAAGACAAAGAATTTCAACCAGAGCGAGACGTGGTGCATGAAGAGCGTAGGTGGCGAACAGACAACAACCCTATGGGATACCTCTACTTTAGACTCTACAATCACGCATTTATCTACCATCCATACCACTGGACTCCGATAGGTTTTATAAAAGATATAGAAAACTGGAATATTAACGACATAAAAGAATTTCACGCTACATATTATCAGCCAAAAAACGCCATTTTAATGATAAGTGGCGACATTGACAAGGATGAGACATTTAAGCTAGCTAAGAAAAATTTTGGTGGCATAAAAAACAAAAGAGCCATCCCAAAATCTCACTGTAAAGAACCTGAGCAAGATGGAGCTAGAAGAGCCATTATCTACAAAGATAGCCAAACACAAATGCTAGCTATCGCTTACAAAATCCCAAATTTCAAACACTCTGATCAAGTAGGTCTAAATGCGATCAGTGAATATCTGGCTACTGGCAAAAGCTCGGTTTTACAGCAAAAATTAGTCGATGAACTCATGCTTGTAAATCAAATTTACGCTTACAATATGAGTTGTGTTGATGAAAATTTATTTATATTTTTAGCAGTTTGCAACCCAGATGTCGAGGCAACTGCGGTTGAGGCTGAAATTTTAAAGATTATAGAGGATATTAAAAGCAAACCTATCGACAAAAACGATGTTTTGCGAGTTAAAAATTTAATCAAAAGCGACTTTATCTATTCGTTTGAAAGTGCAAGTAAGGTTGCAAATTTATACGGCTCGTACCTTGCTAGAGGTGACATAAAGCCACTTTATGAACTTGAAAAAAATATCGATAAAATCGATGCAAAACTTTTAAAAGATATAGCAAATAGATATTTTAATGAAAAAACTAGCACGACAATAATTTTAAAAAAGGAATAAATGTGGAAAATTCGCTTCAAGGTGCGATGACAGCACTCATTACGCCATTTAAAAATCAAAAATTAGACGAAGCTGGCTTTGAGAAACTGATAAAAAGACAGATAAAACATGGCATCGATGTAGTCGTACCAGTAGGAACCACTGGCGAAAGCGCAACTCTAACTCATGATGAGCATAGAATTTGTATCGAAATAGCTGTTAATGCATGCAAAGGCACAGACGTTAAAGTGCTTGCTGGTGCTGGTAGCAACGCCACTCACGAGGCTATTGGTATCGCTAAATTTGCCCAAGCTCATGGTGCTGATGGCATCCTTTCAGTTGCGCCTTATTACAACAAACCAACGCAAGAAGGGCTTTATGAGCATTACAAAGCCATTGCAAATAGCATTGAAATTCCTGTGCTTCTTTATAATGTTCCAGGTAGAGTTGGCGTGGATATCTTGCCAGCGACCGTTTTTAGACTTTTTAAAGAGTGCAAAAATATCTATGGCATCAAAGAGGCTACAGGCAGCATAGATAGATGCGTCGATCTACTAGCTCACGAGCCAAATTTAGTAGTCATCAGCGGCGAAGATGCGATCAACTATCCTATCATATCAAATGGAGGCAAAGGCGTTATCTCAGTTACTGCAAACCTCTTGCCAGATCAAATTTCTCAGCTAACGCACCTTGCGATGAACGAAGAGTACAAGAAAGCAAAACTAATAAACGACAATCTATACACGATAAATAAAACACTCTTTTGTGAAAGCAATCCGATACCGATCAAAGCAGCGATGTATCTAGCTGGACTCATCGACTCTTTAGAGTATCGCTTGCCACTTTGCAAACCAAGTAAAGAAAATTTTAAAAAAATCGAAGAAGTAATAAAAAATTATGAAATAAAGGGATTTTAATGAAGGACACACTAAACGAATTTAAAGGTAAAACGCTAGTTATCAGTGGTGGCACTAGAGGTATCGGTAGAGCCATAGTTGAAGAATTTGCAAAAGCTGGCGTAAACATAGCATTTACCTATAACTCAAACGAAGAACTTGCAAATGAGCAAGCAAGAGAGCTTGAGGCTATTTACAAGATAAAAGCCAGAGCGTATGCGCTAAATATCCTCGAGCCAGAAACATACAAAGAGCTATTTTTAAAGATAGACGAGGACTTTGACAGGATTGATTTTTTTATATCAAATGCAATTATTTCAGGTCGCGCAGTAGCTGGTGGATACACTAAATTTATGAAGCTAAAACCAAGAGGCATAAACAATATCTTTACGGCAACAGTAAATGCCTTTGTCGTAGGCACTCAAGAAGCTGCAAAACGCATGGAAAAAGTGGGTGGTGGTAGCATCATCAGCCTATCATCGACTGGAAATTTAGTATATATCGAAAACTACGCAGGTCACGGCACAGCAAAAGCAGCAGTTGAAGCCATGGCAAGATATGCTGCGACCGAGCTTGGCGAGAAAAAT of Campylobacter concisus contains these proteins:
- a CDS encoding enoyl-ACP reductase; translated protein: MKDTLNEFKGKTLVISGGTRGIGRAIVEEFAKAGVNIAFTYNSNEELANEQARELEAIYKIKARAYALNILEPETYKELFLKIDEDFDRIDFFISNAIISGRAVAGGYTKFMKLKPRGINNIFTATVNAFVVGTQEAAKRMEKVGGGSIISLSSTGNLVYIENYAGHGTAKAAVEAMARYAATELGEKNIRVNVVSGGSIETDALRAFTNYEEVRDMTAKLSPLNRMGQPTDLAGACLFLCSPKASWVTGHTFIIDGGTTFK
- the dapA gene encoding 4-hydroxy-tetrahydrodipicolinate synthase, with protein sequence MTALITPFKNQKLDEAGFEKLIKRQIKHGIDVVVPVGTTGESATLTHDEHRICIEIAVNACKGTDVKVLAGAGSNATHEAIGIAKFAQAHGADGILSVAPYYNKPTQEGLYEHYKAIANSIEIPVLLYNVPGRVGVDILPATVFRLFKECKNIYGIKEATGSIDRCVDLLAHEPNLVVISGEDAINYPIISNGGKGVISVTANLLPDQISQLTHLAMNEEYKKAKLINDNLYTINKTLFCESNPIPIKAAMYLAGLIDSLEYRLPLCKPSKENFKKIEEVIKNYEIKGF
- a CDS encoding M16 family metallopeptidase, with the protein product MIKFNKTKLENGLEIYHVPVNPGSKVISVDVFYKVGSRNEVMGKSGIAHMLEHLNFKSTKNLRAGEFDEIVKGFGGVNNASTGFDCTHYFIKASNENLDKTLGLFAELMKNLSLKDKEFQPERDVVHEERRWRTDNNPMGYLYFRLYNHAFIYHPYHWTPIGFIKDIENWNINDIKEFHATYYQPKNAILMISGDIDKDETFKLAKKNFGGIKNKRAIPKSHCKEPEQDGARRAIIYKDSQTQMLAIAYKIPNFKHSDQVGLNAISEYLATGKSSVLQQKLVDELMLVNQIYAYNMSCVDENLFIFLAVCNPDVEATAVEAEILKIIEDIKSKPIDKNDVLRVKNLIKSDFIYSFESASKVANLYGSYLARGDIKPLYELEKNIDKIDAKLLKDIANRYFNEKTSTTIILKKE